The Streptomyces laurentii genome contains a region encoding:
- a CDS encoding tRNA pseudouridine synthase A (Eukaryotic and bacterial pseudouridine synthases similarto E. coli TruA; cd02570;~dimerization interface 3.5A [polypeptide binding];~identified by MetaGeneAnnotator; putative;~tRNA pseudouridine synthase A [Streptomyces albus J1074];~tRNA pseudouridine synthase A; Validated; PRK00021), whose protein sequence is MDGVSDEVADGFVRVRLDLSYDGKDFSGWAKQARGQRTVQGEIEDALRTVTRSTETYELTVAGRTDAGVHARGQVAHVDLPGALWEEHREKLLRRLAGRLSHDVRIWSAEEAPAGFNARFSAIWRRYAYRVTDHPGGVDPLLRGHVLWHDWTLDMDAMNAAAEHLVGEHDFAAYCKKREGATTIRTLQELRWERRSDGILEATVKADAFCHNMVRSLVGALLFVGDGHRPVEWPGKVLAAGVRDSAVHVVRPHGLTLEEVGYPADELLATRSREARNKRSLPGSAGCC, encoded by the coding sequence ATGGACGGCGTGAGCGACGAGGTAGCGGACGGTTTCGTACGGGTCAGGCTCGACCTGTCGTACGACGGCAAGGACTTCTCCGGCTGGGCCAAGCAGGCCCGCGGGCAGCGCACCGTCCAGGGCGAGATCGAGGACGCCCTGCGTACCGTCACCCGCTCCACCGAGACGTACGAGCTGACGGTCGCCGGCCGTACGGACGCCGGGGTGCACGCGCGCGGCCAGGTCGCGCACGTCGACCTGCCGGGCGCGCTGTGGGAGGAGCACCGCGAGAAGCTGCTCAGGCGGCTCGCCGGGCGGCTCTCGCACGATGTGCGGATCTGGTCGGCCGAGGAGGCGCCGGCGGGCTTCAACGCCCGGTTCTCGGCGATCTGGCGCCGGTACGCGTACCGGGTCACCGACCACCCCGGCGGTGTCGACCCGCTGCTGCGCGGCCATGTGCTGTGGCACGACTGGACCCTCGACATGGACGCCATGAACGCCGCCGCCGAGCACCTCGTCGGCGAGCACGACTTCGCCGCGTACTGCAAGAAGCGCGAGGGCGCCACCACCATCCGCACCCTGCAGGAGCTGCGCTGGGAGCGCCGCTCCGACGGGATCCTGGAGGCCACGGTCAAGGCCGACGCCTTCTGCCACAACATGGTGCGCTCGCTGGTGGGCGCCCTTCTGTTCGTCGGTGACGGGCACCGGCCGGTGGAGTGGCCCGGCAAGGTGCTGGCCGCGGGCGTACGGGACTCGGCCGTGCACGTCGTACGGCCGCACGGCCTCACCCTCGAAGAGGTCGGCTACCCGGCCGACGAGCTGCTCGCCACCCGCAGCCGGGAGGCGCGCAACAAGCGGTCACTCCCCGGGAGCGCGGGCTGCTGCTGA
- a CDS encoding hypothetical protein (identified by MetaGeneAnnotator; putative;~sequence version:1) — MSFGGPQWPQQGPGQQPYGQGQGQGQQGYGQGPQASPPPQPPWQQPQQQPGAFPGAPAAQPAQPDGTPDWGALADASNARSRRKRRLMIGGGAVAALAVGAVVATAIVATNKSNDEAKNGGTTATGPATPSDTTTPSPAFSSVAPLPPPNPRDYISDEKKDTAPLSAEGLFPGKKLTMSGRVYLKGATASTTNCAAVTVGGLGSALADNGCTRVLRATYVKDGVAVTVGVAVFPTEKQATQAKKQATGGIATLSGAGVADFCHATVCLRRTNAIGRYVYLTQAGFQNGRKVTSGDQAVFQTSGDLGTFAFNQIYARGKSQASAAARAPGE, encoded by the coding sequence ATGAGCTTTGGGGGGCCTCAGTGGCCGCAGCAGGGCCCGGGACAGCAGCCGTACGGGCAGGGGCAGGGGCAGGGGCAGCAGGGATACGGGCAGGGGCCACAGGCGTCACCGCCCCCGCAGCCCCCGTGGCAGCAGCCTCAGCAGCAGCCGGGGGCGTTCCCGGGCGCGCCCGCCGCACAGCCCGCCCAGCCCGACGGCACCCCGGACTGGGGCGCCCTCGCCGACGCGTCGAACGCCCGTTCCCGCCGCAAGCGCCGGCTGATGATCGGCGGCGGCGCGGTCGCCGCGCTCGCCGTGGGGGCCGTCGTCGCCACCGCGATCGTCGCCACCAACAAGAGCAACGACGAGGCCAAGAACGGCGGCACCACCGCGACCGGCCCGGCGACCCCCTCGGACACCACCACCCCGTCGCCGGCGTTCTCCTCCGTCGCCCCGCTGCCGCCGCCGAACCCGCGCGACTACATCTCCGACGAGAAGAAGGACACGGCGCCGCTGTCCGCCGAGGGCCTGTTCCCCGGCAAGAAGCTGACCATGAGCGGCCGCGTCTACCTCAAGGGGGCGACCGCCTCCACCACGAACTGCGCCGCCGTCACGGTCGGCGGCCTCGGCTCGGCCCTCGCGGACAACGGCTGCACGCGCGTCCTGCGCGCCACCTACGTCAAGGACGGCGTCGCCGTCACCGTCGGCGTGGCCGTCTTCCCCACCGAGAAGCAGGCCACCCAGGCGAAGAAGCAGGCCACCGGCGGCATCGCCACGCTCTCCGGCGCCGGCGTCGCCGACTTCTGCCACGCCACGGTCTGCCTGCGGCGCACCAACGCGATCGGCCGCTACGTCTATCTCACCCAGGCCGGCTTCCAGAACGGCCGCAAGGTCACCTCCGGCGACCAGGCCGTCTTCCAGACCAGCGGCGACCTGGGCACCTTCGCCTTCAACCAGATCTACGCCCGCGGCAAGAGCCAGGCCTCAGCAGCAGCCCGCGCTCCCGGGGAGTGA
- a CDS encoding endo-1,4-beta-xylanase A precursor (CBD_II domain; smart00637;~Glycosyl hydrolase family 10; pfam00331;~endo-1,4-beta-xylanase A precursor [Streptomyces sp. PAMC26508];~identified by MetaGeneAnnotator; putative), with protein MAYGREKGTRRRDRECPGRRRAVVALAGTAEAASSLGAAASAKGRYFGTAVANNHLGETDYAATLNAEFNSVTPENEMKWDAVEPNRGSFSYTNADKIVTHAKSHNMQVRGHTLVWHSQLPGWVGSLGADELRTAMNNHITSVMTHYKGQIAAWDVVNEAFQDGSSGARRSSPFQDKLGNGFIEEAFRTARAADPAAKLCYNDYNTDGVNAKSTAVYNMVKDFKTRGVPIDCVGFQGHFNPNSPVPSDFQANLQRFADLGVDVQLTELDIEGSGTAQANNYATVVRGCLAVTRCTGITVWGVTDKYSWRSSGTPLLFDGSYQKKPAYTSVLDVLNGGTTPPTTPPTTPPTTPPTTPPTTPPGGTKSCTATYTTAQSWNGGYNGTVTITAGGAAISGWKVPLTFTSGQTVSTVWNGTGSTSGNVVTVTNAAHNGSVGAGASTSFGFTVTSTDATPPAVGACTAS; from the coding sequence ATGGCATACGGCCGCGAGAAAGGCACTCGTCGTCGGGACCGCGAGTGCCCTGGCCGCCGGCGGGCGGTCGTCGCCCTGGCCGGTACGGCGGAGGCGGCGAGCAGCCTCGGCGCGGCCGCGTCGGCGAAGGGCCGGTACTTCGGTACGGCCGTCGCCAACAACCACCTCGGCGAGACGGACTACGCCGCCACGCTGAACGCGGAGTTCAACTCGGTGACGCCCGAGAACGAGATGAAGTGGGACGCGGTCGAGCCGAACCGCGGCAGCTTCTCGTACACCAACGCCGACAAGATCGTCACCCACGCCAAGAGCCACAACATGCAGGTGCGCGGGCACACCCTGGTGTGGCACTCCCAGCTGCCGGGCTGGGTGGGCTCGCTCGGCGCCGACGAGCTGCGGACGGCGATGAACAACCACATCACCTCGGTGATGACCCACTACAAGGGCCAGATCGCCGCCTGGGACGTGGTGAACGAGGCGTTCCAGGACGGCTCCAGCGGCGCCCGGCGCAGCTCGCCGTTCCAGGACAAGCTGGGCAACGGCTTCATCGAGGAGGCGTTCCGCACCGCGCGGGCCGCCGACCCCGCGGCCAAGCTCTGCTACAACGACTACAACACCGACGGGGTCAACGCGAAGTCCACCGCCGTGTACAACATGGTCAAGGACTTCAAGACCCGCGGCGTGCCGATCGACTGCGTCGGCTTCCAGGGGCACTTCAACCCCAACTCGCCGGTGCCCTCCGACTTCCAGGCCAACCTGCAGCGCTTCGCCGACCTCGGCGTCGACGTGCAGCTGACCGAGCTGGACATCGAGGGGTCGGGCACCGCGCAGGCGAACAACTACGCCACCGTGGTCCGGGGCTGCCTCGCGGTGACCCGCTGCACGGGCATCACCGTGTGGGGCGTCACCGACAAGTACTCGTGGCGCTCCAGCGGCACCCCGCTGCTCTTCGACGGCTCGTACCAGAAGAAGCCCGCGTACACCTCGGTCCTCGACGTGCTGAACGGCGGCACCACCCCGCCCACGACACCGCCGACCACGCCCCCCACGACTCCTCCCACGACGCCTCCGACGACTCCGCCCGGCGGCACCAAGTCGTGCACGGCGACGTACACCACGGCGCAGTCCTGGAACGGCGGGTACAACGGCACGGTCACCATCACGGCCGGCGGCGCGGCGATCAGCGGCTGGAAGGTGCCGCTGACCTTCACGTCCGGGCAGACCGTCTCCACCGTCTGGAACGGGACCGGCTCCACCAGCGGGAACGTGGTGACGGTGACGAACGCGGCCCACAACGGCTCGGTCGGGGCCGGGGCCTCCACCAGCTTCGGCTTCACGGTCACCAGCACGGACGCCACGCCTCCCGCGGTGGGCGCCTGCACGGCCTCCTGA
- a CDS encoding ABC transporter ATP-binding protein (ABC transporter ATP-binding protein [Streptomyces albus J1074];~ABC transporter signature motif;~ABCF_EF-3 Elongation factor 3 (EF-3) is a cytosolic protein required by fungal ribosomes for in vitro protein synthesis and for in vivo growth. EF-3 stimulates the binding of the EF-1: GTP: aa-tRNA ternary complex to the ribosomal A site by facilitated...; cd03221;~ATP binding site [chemical binding];~ATPase components of ABC transporters with duplicated ATPase domains [General function prediction only]; COG0488;~D-loop;~H-loop/switch region;~P-loop containing Nucleoside Triphosphate Hydrolases; cl09099;~Q-loop/lid;~Walker A/P-loop;~Walker B;~identified by MetaGeneAnnotator; putative) produces the protein MGHVEAAHLEYYLPDGRVLLGDVSFRVGEGAVVALVGANGAGKTTLLRMIAGELQPHGGTVTVSGGLGVMPQFVGSVRDGSTVRDLLVSVAPARIREAAKAVDAAEERIMTVDDEAAQMAYAQALSDWAEAQGYEFETLWDMCTMAAMGVPYDKAQFRQVTTLSGGEQKRLVLEYLLRGNDEVLLLDEPDNYLDVPGKRWLEERLRETRKTVLFISHDRELLSRAAQKIVAVEPGPGGSDVWVHGGGFDTFHEARRERFARFEELKRRWEEKHAQLKKLVLTLRQAAAVSHEMASRYAAAQTRLRKFEEAGPPPEPPREQDIRMRLRGGRTGVRAVTVENLELTGLMKPFSLEIFYGERVAVLGSNGSGKSHFLRLLAGDESVAHTGAWKLGARVVPGHFAQTHAHPELFGRSLVDILWTEHAKDRGGAMSILRRYELERQGDQPFEKLSGGQQARFQILLLELAGTTALLLDEPTDNLDLESAEALQDGLESYEGTVLAVTHDRWFARSFDRYLVFGSDGVVRETSEPVWDERRVERAR, from the coding sequence ATGGGACATGTCGAGGCCGCACATCTGGAGTACTACCTGCCGGACGGGAGGGTCCTGCTCGGGGACGTCTCCTTCCGGGTCGGCGAGGGCGCGGTGGTCGCCTTGGTCGGCGCCAACGGCGCCGGCAAGACCACGCTGCTCCGGATGATCGCCGGCGAGCTCCAGCCGCACGGCGGCACCGTCACCGTCAGTGGCGGGCTCGGCGTGATGCCGCAGTTCGTCGGCTCCGTACGGGACGGCTCCACCGTCCGCGACCTGCTGGTCTCCGTCGCCCCGGCGCGCATCCGGGAGGCCGCGAAGGCGGTCGACGCGGCGGAGGAGCGCATCATGACGGTCGACGACGAGGCCGCTCAGATGGCATATGCCCAGGCGCTGAGCGACTGGGCGGAGGCGCAGGGGTACGAGTTCGAGACCTTGTGGGACATGTGCACGATGGCGGCCATGGGCGTCCCGTACGACAAGGCGCAGTTCCGGCAGGTGACCACCCTCAGCGGCGGCGAGCAGAAGCGGCTGGTCCTGGAGTACCTGCTGCGCGGCAACGACGAGGTGCTGCTGCTCGACGAGCCGGACAACTATCTGGACGTCCCCGGCAAGCGCTGGCTGGAGGAGCGGCTGCGGGAGACCCGCAAGACCGTGCTCTTCATCTCCCATGACCGGGAGCTGCTGTCCCGCGCCGCGCAGAAGATCGTGGCCGTGGAGCCGGGCCCGGGCGGCTCGGACGTCTGGGTGCACGGCGGCGGCTTCGACACCTTCCACGAGGCGAGGCGGGAGCGCTTCGCGCGCTTCGAGGAGCTGAAGCGGCGCTGGGAGGAGAAGCACGCGCAGCTGAAGAAGCTGGTGCTCACGCTGCGGCAGGCGGCCGCGGTCAGCCACGAGATGGCCTCGCGGTACGCGGCGGCGCAGACCCGGCTGCGGAAGTTCGAGGAGGCGGGCCCGCCCCCGGAGCCGCCGCGCGAGCAGGACATCCGGATGCGGCTGCGCGGCGGCCGGACCGGCGTGCGGGCGGTGACCGTGGAGAACCTGGAGCTCACCGGCCTGATGAAGCCGTTCTCGCTGGAGATCTTCTACGGCGAGCGGGTGGCCGTCCTCGGCTCGAACGGCTCCGGGAAGTCGCACTTCCTGCGGCTGCTCGCGGGCGACGAGTCGGTGGCCCACACGGGTGCCTGGAAGCTGGGCGCGCGCGTCGTGCCGGGCCACTTCGCCCAGACCCACGCGCACCCCGAGCTCTTCGGCCGCTCGCTCGTCGACATCCTGTGGACGGAGCACGCCAAGGACCGCGGCGGCGCGATGTCCATCCTGCGCCGCTACGAGCTGGAGCGGCAGGGCGACCAGCCCTTCGAGAAGCTCTCCGGCGGCCAGCAGGCCCGCTTCCAGATCCTCCTCCTGGAGCTCGCCGGCACCACCGCGCTGCTCCTGGACGAGCCCACGGACAACCTGGACCTGGAGTCGGCGGAGGCCCTCCAGGACGGCCTGGAGTCCTACGAGGGCACGGTCCTCGCGGTCACCCACGACCGCTGGTTCGCCCGCTCCTTCGACCGCTACCTGGTCTTCGGTTCGGACGGGGTCGTCCGGGAGACGAGCGAGCCGGTGTGGGACGAGCGGCGGGTCGAGCGGGCACGCTGA
- a CDS encoding 50S ribosomal protein L13 (23S rRNA interface [nucleotide binding];~50S ribosomal protein L13 [Streptomyces albus J1074];~L3 interface [polypeptide binding];~Ribosomal protein L13. Protein L13, a large ribosomal subunit protein, is one of five proteins required for an early folding intermediate of 23S rRNA in the assembly of the large subunit. L13 is situated on the bottom of the large subunit, near the...; cd00392;~identified by MetaGeneAnnotator; putative), which yields MRTYSPKPGDVTRQWHIIDARDVVLGRLATTAANLLRGKHKPVYAPHMDMGDFVIIINADKVHLSGNKKTQKMAYRHSGYPGGLRSMRYDELLEKNPEKAVEKAIKGMIPKNTLGRQMISKLKVYSGENHPHAAQQPVPFEITQVAQ from the coding sequence GTGCGTACGTACAGCCCCAAGCCCGGCGATGTCACTCGCCAGTGGCACATCATTGACGCGCGGGACGTCGTCCTGGGTCGTCTCGCGACGACGGCTGCGAACCTCCTGCGAGGCAAGCACAAGCCCGTCTACGCCCCCCACATGGACATGGGCGACTTCGTCATCATCATCAATGCTGACAAGGTCCACCTGTCGGGTAACAAGAAGACCCAGAAGATGGCCTACCGCCACTCTGGCTACCCGGGTGGTCTGCGCTCCATGCGCTACGACGAGCTGCTCGAGAAGAACCCCGAGAAGGCCGTCGAGAAGGCCATCAAGGGCATGATCCCCAAGAACACCCTGGGCCGTCAGATGATCTCGAAGCTGAAGGTCTACTCGGGCGAGAACCACCCGCACGCTGCCCAGCAGCCGGTTCCGTTCGAGATCACCCAGGTCGCGCAGTAG
- a CDS encoding 30S ribosomal protein S9 (30S ribosomal protein S9 [Streptomyces albus J1074];~Ribosomal protein S9/S16; cl00334;~identified by MetaGeneAnnotator; putative), with product MAETTPETTIEEFDGVEEYTTETEAFEGEYTSESLASRFGDPQPAAGLGRRKNAIARVRIVPGTGKWKINGRTLEDYFPNKVHQQEVNEPFKVLELDNRYDVIARIAGGGVSGQAGALRLGVARALNEADVENNRGPLKKAGFLSRDDRAVERKKAGLKKARKAPQYSKR from the coding sequence GTGGCCGAGACCACCCCCGAGACGACCATCGAAGAGTTCGACGGCGTCGAGGAGTACACGACCGAGACCGAGGCCTTCGAGGGTGAGTACACCTCCGAGTCCCTCGCCTCCCGCTTCGGCGACCCGCAGCCGGCCGCCGGCCTGGGCCGTCGCAAGAACGCCATCGCCCGCGTCCGGATCGTTCCGGGCACCGGCAAGTGGAAGATCAACGGTCGCACCCTCGAGGACTACTTCCCGAACAAGGTGCACCAGCAGGAAGTCAACGAGCCCTTCAAGGTGCTCGAGCTCGACAACCGCTACGACGTCATCGCCCGCATCGCGGGTGGCGGCGTGTCCGGCCAGGCCGGCGCCCTGCGCCTCGGCGTGGCCCGCGCCCTCAACGAGGCCGACGTCGAGAACAACCGCGGCCCGCTGAAGAAGGCCGGCTTCCTCTCCCGTGACGACCGTGCGGTCGAGCGGAAGAAGGCCGGTCTCAAGAAGGCCCGTAAGGCTCCGCAGTACAGCAAGCGCTAA